The DNA window CCGATGCGCGATCTCCGCCGCGCGCCGCACGTCGAGCACGCTGCCCAGCACGTTCGACACATGGGCCAACGCGACCAGCCTGTGTTGCGGCCGGATCATCGCCGCCATCGCGTCGAGGTCGATCTTGCCCTCGCCGGTCAGCGGCACCACGTCGATCTCAGCCCCCACGCGCTCCGCGACGATCTGCCACGGCACGATATTGCTGTGATGCTCAAGGCAGGACAGGAGGATGCGATCCCCGGCCTTGAGCTGCGTCCCCGCCCAGCTTTGTGCGACGAGGTTGATCCCCTCCGTCGCGCCGCGCACATAGACGATCTCGCTGTCCGACGCCGCGCCGATGAAGCCCGCGACCTTCCGCCGCGCAGCCTCATAGGCCAGCGTCATGTTCGCCGACCGCTCATAGACGCCGCGATGCACCGTCGCATAATCGGGACCATAAGCCCGCGCGATAGCGTCGATCACCGCCTGCGGCTTCTGCGCCGTCGCCGCGCTGTCGAGATAATGCCAGTCGCCCACGCCGGGGAAGTCGTGGCGGAGCCTCAACAAACCGTTCGCCCTGAGCGAAGTCGAAGGGCTCGGCTGAGCCGCAGGCGAAGCCCCTTCGCTACGCTCAGTGGAGGGCTTCGACAGGCTCAGCCCGAACGGTGAAGCTGCCCGATCCTCACTCATACCAAAGTCTCCAGCTTCGCGAGCGCCGCCGCTTCCAGCGCGTCCTTCACCGCCTCGTCCGCAACCC is part of the Sphingobium amiense genome and encodes:
- a CDS encoding aminotransferase class V-fold PLP-dependent enzyme, translated to MSEDRAASPFGLSLSKPSTERSEGASPAAQPSPSTSLRANGLLRLRHDFPGVGDWHYLDSAATAQKPQAVIDAIARAYGPDYATVHRGVYERSANMTLAYEAARRKVAGFIGAASDSEIVYVRGATEGINLVAQSWAGTQLKAGDRILLSCLEHHSNIVPWQIVAERVGAEIDVVPLTGEGKIDLDAMAAMIRPQHRLVALAHVSNVLGSVLDVRRAAEIAHRQGAKILIDGCQAVPRLAVDVQAAGCDFYVFSAHKLYGPTGIGVLWARKELLDAMPPYQGGGSMIDRVTFEKTTYAPAPTRFEAGTPHITGVVGLSAAIDYVESVGLDRIHAHECALVGKARAALESLNSVRVFGPEDSAGILSFEVEGVHPHDVGTILDESGVAIRAGHHCAQPLMRHLGVEATARASFGIYSDESDVDALVAGLERVRKIFG